A genomic stretch from Enterobacter oligotrophicus includes:
- a CDS encoding dihydroxyacetone kinase subunit DhaK, with product MSRFFFNDRKQLVNDAIEGILISAPHGNLVKLDIDPAIRVVARGDWDKSRVAVISGGGSGHEPAHAGFVGKGMLTAAVCGDLFASPSVDAVLNAIVAVTGDRGCLLIVKNYTGDRLNFGLAAEKAKRYGLKVEMVIVADDVALPDNKQPRGIAGTALVHKIAGFAAEHGKSLSEVRDIAQQACDNLWSLGVAMQTCNLPGSDDEEGRIKQGHVELGLGIHGEPGASVVDTQNSKAIIDTLVTPLKAQAGEGRFAVLINNLGGVSALEMALLTKELAHSALKENIAYLIGPAPLVSALDMKGFSLTLLKLNDLFEKAIHEEVETLGWQKPVAFAPLRTIPHSAIHDRVEYTASANQQVGEYVSAVTNTLIQLENRLNALDAKVGDGDTGSTFAQGARDIAQLLEAGKLPLNDVSVLLSLVGERLATVMGGSSGVLMSIFFTAAGQKLHDGKPLADAFLSGLAQMKQYGGADLGDRTLIDALQPALEALQKGDLQAAAQAAQQGAEATAKMAKAGAGRSSYVNKENLDGVTDPGAVAVAEVFSALVR from the coding sequence ATGTCCAGATTCTTCTTTAACGATCGCAAACAGCTGGTCAACGATGCCATTGAAGGCATACTGATCTCCGCGCCGCACGGTAATCTCGTCAAACTTGATATTGATCCGGCCATTCGCGTGGTCGCCCGTGGCGACTGGGATAAAAGCCGCGTGGCGGTGATCTCCGGTGGCGGTTCAGGTCATGAGCCAGCCCATGCCGGGTTTGTCGGTAAAGGAATGCTGACGGCGGCGGTGTGTGGGGACCTGTTTGCCTCGCCGAGCGTAGATGCGGTGCTGAATGCCATTGTGGCGGTGACGGGCGATCGTGGCTGTCTGCTGATTGTCAAAAACTACACTGGCGACAGGCTGAACTTTGGTCTGGCGGCAGAGAAGGCCAAACGCTACGGTCTGAAGGTGGAGATGGTGATCGTGGCGGACGACGTCGCTCTGCCAGATAACAAGCAGCCGCGCGGCATAGCGGGAACGGCACTGGTGCATAAGATTGCGGGCTTTGCGGCGGAGCATGGGAAATCGCTCAGTGAAGTGCGGGATATTGCGCAACAGGCTTGCGATAACCTCTGGAGCCTGGGGGTTGCCATGCAGACCTGCAACCTGCCGGGCAGTGACGATGAAGAGGGGCGCATTAAGCAAGGCCATGTCGAGCTGGGACTGGGCATTCACGGCGAGCCGGGGGCTTCCGTGGTCGATACGCAAAACAGCAAAGCGATTATCGACACGCTGGTGACGCCGCTAAAAGCGCAGGCCGGCGAAGGACGCTTTGCGGTGCTGATCAACAACCTCGGTGGTGTCTCGGCGCTTGAGATGGCGCTGCTGACCAAAGAGCTGGCGCATTCGGCACTGAAAGAGAATATCGCGTATCTGATTGGCCCCGCGCCGCTGGTCAGTGCGCTGGATATGAAGGGCTTTTCGCTGACGTTGCTGAAGCTCAACGATCTTTTTGAAAAGGCTATCCATGAAGAGGTGGAGACGCTGGGCTGGCAGAAACCCGTAGCGTTTGCGCCATTGCGCACGATCCCACATAGCGCCATTCACGATCGCGTGGAATATACCGCCTCTGCAAATCAGCAGGTGGGCGAGTATGTCTCGGCAGTAACCAATACGCTGATTCAGCTTGAAAATCGCCTGAATGCGCTGGATGCCAAAGTGGGGGATGGTGATACAGGCTCCACCTTTGCGCAAGGTGCGCGGGATATTGCGCAGCTTCTGGAAGCCGGTAAGCTCCCGCTCAACGATGTGTCTGTGCTGCTGTCGCTGGTGGGTGAGCGACTGGCGACGGTGATGGGGGGCTCAAGCGGCGTACTGATGTCGATCTTCTTTACCGCGGCGGGTCAGAAGCTGCATGATGGAAAACCGCTGGCAGACGCTTTTCTGAGTGGACTTGCGCAAATGAAGCAGTATGGTGGTGCGGATCTGGGCGATCGTACCCTGATCGATGCGCTACAACCGGCGCTGGAGGCGCTGCAGAAAGGCGATCTTCAGGCCGCGGCGCAGGCTGCGCAGCAGGGTGCTGAGGCCACGGCAAAAATGGCGAAAGCCGGGGCGGGGCGCTCGTCGTATGTGAACAAAGAGAATCTGGACGGGGTGACCGATCCGGGGGCGGTTGCAGTGGCGGAAGTATTTTCTGCACTGGTGCGGTAG
- a CDS encoding TIGR01212 family radical SAM protein (This family includes YhcC from E. coli K-12, an uncharacterized radical SAM protein.), with amino-acid sequence MQLQKLVNMFGGDLLQRYGQKVHKLTLHGGFSCPNRDGTIGRGGCTFCNVASFADEEQQHRSIAEQLAHQASLVNRAKQYLAYFQAYTSTWAEVQVLRSMYQQAVTQANIVGLCVGTRPDCVPDAVLDLLSEYKEQGYEIWLELGLQTAHDKTLHRINRGHDFACYQRTTRLARERGLKVCSHLIVGLPGEGQQHGLETLERVVETGVDGIKLHPLHIVKGSIMAKAWEAGRLNGIELDAYTVTAGEMIRHTPPEIVYHRISASARRPTLLAPLWCENRWTGMLEIDRYLHEHGVQGSALGRPWVPRLPTAAA; translated from the coding sequence ATGCAGTTACAGAAATTAGTCAATATGTTTGGTGGGGATCTTTTGCAGCGTTACGGGCAAAAGGTGCATAAGCTGACGCTGCACGGCGGTTTTAGCTGCCCGAATCGCGATGGCACCATCGGGCGTGGCGGCTGTACTTTCTGTAACGTCGCGTCATTTGCCGATGAAGAACAGCAGCATCGCTCTATCGCTGAGCAACTTGCGCATCAGGCAAGCCTGGTGAACCGCGCAAAGCAGTATCTGGCCTATTTCCAGGCCTACACCAGCACCTGGGCAGAGGTGCAGGTGCTGCGTTCCATGTATCAGCAAGCCGTCACTCAGGCCAATATTGTCGGGCTGTGCGTAGGAACGCGCCCGGACTGCGTACCGGATGCGGTGCTGGATTTGCTCAGCGAGTACAAAGAACAAGGCTACGAGATCTGGCTGGAGCTGGGTTTACAGACCGCCCATGACAAAACCCTGCACCGTATCAACCGTGGACATGATTTTGCCTGCTACCAGCGCACCACGCGTCTCGCCCGTGAGCGCGGGCTTAAAGTGTGTTCGCATCTGATTGTCGGCTTGCCTGGTGAAGGGCAGCAACACGGGCTGGAGACGCTGGAAAGGGTTGTTGAAACCGGCGTGGACGGTATCAAGCTGCATCCGTTGCACATTGTGAAGGGCAGCATAATGGCGAAAGCCTGGGAGGCAGGGCGGTTAAACGGGATTGAACTCGACGCGTATACGGTGACGGCAGGGGAGATGATTCGCCACACACCGCCGGAGATTGTCTACCACCGTATCTCGGCAAGTGCCCGCCGCCCAACGCTTCTGGCACCGCTCTGGTGCGAGAACCGCTGGACAGGTATGCTGGAAATCGACCGTTATCTGCATGAACACGGTGTACAGGGATCGGCGCTTGGCCGTCCGTGGGTTCCCCGTCTACCGACGGCGGCCGCCTAA
- a CDS encoding helicase HerA-like C-terminal domain-containing protein: MSTPLLIARTLEKELFLLPAMVNRHGLITGATGTGKTVTLQKLAESLSEIGVPVFMADVKGDLTGIAQEGTPSEKLLERLKNIGVNDWTPHNNPVVVWDIFGEKGHPVRATVSDLGPLLLARLLNLNDVQSGVLNIIFRIADDQGLLLLDFKDLRAITQYIGDNAKSFQNQYGNISSASIGAIQRGLLTLEQQGAEHFFGEPMLDIKDWMRTDSNGKGIINILSSEKLYQMPKLYAASLLWMLSELYEQLPEAGDLEKPKLVFFFDEAHLLFNDAPQVLLDKIEQVIRLIRSKGVGVWFVSQNPSDIPDNVLGQLGNRVQHALRAFTPKDQKAVKAAAQTMRANPAFDTETAIQALGTGEALISFLDAKGSPSIVERAMVIAPCSRMGPVTDDERNSLINHSPVYGKYEDEVDRESAFEMLQKGVQAATESQDAPAAKGQSVAVDDGILGGLKDILFGSTGPRGGKRDGVVQTMAKSAARQVTNQIVRGMLGSLLGGRRR; the protein is encoded by the coding sequence ATGAGTACACCATTGTTAATTGCCCGGACGCTGGAAAAAGAGCTGTTTTTACTGCCTGCGATGGTAAATCGCCACGGCCTGATCACCGGCGCGACAGGGACAGGGAAAACCGTCACCCTGCAAAAGCTGGCTGAGTCGCTTTCTGAGATCGGCGTACCGGTCTTTATGGCCGATGTGAAAGGCGATTTAACCGGAATCGCACAGGAAGGTACTCCCTCTGAAAAATTGCTTGAGCGTCTGAAAAACATTGGCGTGAATGACTGGACGCCGCACAACAACCCGGTGGTGGTGTGGGATATCTTTGGTGAGAAAGGCCACCCGGTGCGCGCGACCGTGTCCGATCTGGGTCCTCTGCTCCTCGCCCGTCTGCTCAATCTCAACGACGTACAGTCTGGCGTACTGAATATTATCTTCCGCATTGCGGACGACCAGGGGCTACTGCTGCTTGATTTCAAAGATCTGCGCGCCATTACGCAGTACATTGGCGACAACGCGAAATCCTTCCAGAACCAGTATGGCAACATCAGCAGCGCCTCGATAGGGGCTATTCAGCGTGGGCTACTCACCCTGGAGCAGCAGGGTGCCGAGCACTTCTTCGGTGAGCCGATGCTGGATATCAAAGACTGGATGCGTACCGACAGCAACGGTAAAGGCATCATCAATATTCTGAGTTCAGAGAAGCTCTACCAGATGCCAAAGCTGTACGCCGCCAGCCTGCTGTGGATGCTCTCCGAACTGTACGAGCAGTTGCCGGAAGCGGGCGACCTGGAAAAACCCAAACTGGTGTTTTTCTTTGACGAAGCGCACCTGCTGTTTAACGATGCGCCGCAGGTTTTGCTGGATAAGATTGAGCAGGTCATCCGCCTGATCCGTTCCAAAGGCGTCGGCGTCTGGTTTGTGTCGCAAAACCCTTCGGACATCCCTGATAACGTGCTGGGCCAGCTCGGTAACCGCGTGCAGCACGCCCTGCGCGCCTTTACGCCGAAAGATCAGAAAGCGGTGAAAGCCGCCGCGCAAACCATGCGTGCCAATCCGGCCTTTGATACCGAAACCGCCATTCAGGCGCTGGGCACCGGTGAAGCGCTGATTTCGTTCCTGGATGCGAAGGGCAGCCCATCCATTGTTGAGCGCGCAATGGTGATCGCCCCCTGCTCGCGGATGGGACCCGTCACCGACGATGAGCGCAATAGCCTGATTAACCACTCCCCGGTATATGGCAAGTACGAGGACGAGGTGGATCGGGAATCCGCGTTCGAGATGCTGCAGAAAGGCGTACAGGCAGCCACCGAGTCGCAGGATGCGCCTGCCGCCAAAGGCCAGTCTGTCGCGGTGGATGATGGCATTCTGGGCGGGTTAAAGGACATTCTCTTCGGCAGTACCGGGCCACGCGGCGGCAAGCGCGATGGCGTGGTGCAGACCATGGCGAAAAGCGCGGCGCGGCAGGTCACGAATCAGATTGTGCGCGGTATGCTGGGGAGCTTGTTAGGCGGCCGCCGTCGGTAG
- a CDS encoding GNAT family N-acetyltransferase, which produces MSVITPVATTMRRITEQDNPAIAAVIRTVSAEYGLTADKGYTVADPNLDELFQLYSQPGHAYWVIEQNGKVVGGGGVAPLSCSEPDICELQKMYFLPAVRGQGLAKKLALVALEHAHAQGFKRCYLETTAFLKEAIGLYEHLGFEHIDAPLGCTGHVDCEVRMLKTL; this is translated from the coding sequence ATGAGCGTGATTACCCCCGTCGCGACGACGATGCGTCGGATCACTGAGCAAGACAACCCGGCTATTGCCGCCGTTATCCGCACCGTTTCCGCCGAGTATGGCCTGACTGCTGATAAAGGCTATACGGTTGCCGACCCGAACCTGGACGAACTGTTCCAGCTTTATAGCCAGCCAGGCCATGCCTACTGGGTTATCGAGCAGAACGGAAAGGTCGTGGGCGGCGGTGGCGTTGCGCCACTGAGCTGCAGCGAGCCGGATATCTGCGAACTGCAGAAAATGTATTTCCTGCCCGCCGTGCGTGGACAAGGGCTGGCGAAGAAACTGGCGCTGGTCGCCCTTGAACATGCCCACGCTCAGGGTTTTAAACGTTGTTACCTCGAAACAACCGCCTTCCTCAAAGAGGCCATTGGCCTGTATGAACATCTCGGCTTTGAGCATATTGATGCGCCGCTGGGCTGTACCGGCCATGTCGATTGCGAAGTCAGGATGCTGAAAACGCTGTAA
- the ahr gene encoding NADPH-dependent aldehyde reductase Ahr: MSKIKSYAAPQAGAELELYEYDAGDLKAEDVEVQVDYCGICHSDLSMIDNEWGFSQYPLVAGHEVIGRVVALGSAAQDKGLKVGQRVGIGWTARSCGHCDACISGNQINCLEGATPTILNKGGFADKLRADWQWVIPLPESIDIESAGPLLCGGITVFKPLLMHHITATSRVGVIGIGGLGHIAIKLLHAMGCEVTAFSSNPSKEKEVLAMGADKVVNSRDPEALNALAGQFDLIINTVNVDLDWQPYFEALAYGGNFHTVGAVLKPLPVPAFTLIGGDRSVSGSATGTPFELRKLMKFAGRTKVAPTTELYPMSKINEAIQHVRDGKARYRVVLKADF; the protein is encoded by the coding sequence ATGTCGAAGATAAAAAGCTACGCCGCACCGCAGGCGGGTGCAGAACTTGAGCTGTACGAGTACGATGCGGGCGACCTAAAAGCAGAAGACGTCGAAGTGCAGGTTGATTACTGTGGGATCTGCCACTCGGATCTCTCGATGATCGACAACGAATGGGGCTTTTCACAGTATCCGTTGGTTGCCGGGCACGAAGTGATCGGCCGCGTCGTGGCGCTCGGTAGCGCCGCGCAGGATAAAGGGCTGAAAGTGGGCCAGCGCGTGGGCATTGGCTGGACGGCACGCAGTTGCGGTCACTGCGACGCCTGTATCAGCGGCAACCAGATCAACTGCCTCGAAGGTGCTACGCCAACCATCCTGAACAAAGGCGGTTTCGCCGACAAACTGCGCGCCGACTGGCAATGGGTCATTCCGCTGCCGGAGAGCATTGATATCGAATCCGCAGGCCCGCTGCTGTGCGGCGGCATTACCGTATTCAAACCGTTGCTGATGCACCATATCACCGCCACCAGCCGCGTGGGGGTAATCGGTATTGGCGGTCTGGGGCATATCGCCATCAAACTGTTGCACGCAATGGGCTGCGAAGTGACAGCGTTCAGCTCTAACCCATCCAAAGAAAAAGAAGTGCTGGCAATGGGTGCTGACAAAGTGGTGAACAGCCGCGATCCAGAAGCACTGAACGCGCTGGCGGGCCAGTTTGACCTGATCATCAACACCGTCAACGTCGATCTCGACTGGCAGCCGTACTTTGAAGCGCTGGCCTACGGCGGTAACTTCCACACCGTGGGTGCCGTACTGAAGCCGCTGCCGGTTCCGGCGTTTACCCTGATCGGCGGCGATCGCAGCGTGTCCGGCTCCGCGACCGGTACGCCGTTTGAGTTGCGCAAGCTAATGAAGTTTGCCGGACGTACCAAAGTGGCACCGACCACCGAGCTGTACCCGATGTCGAAAATCAACGAAGCCATCCAGCATGTGCGCGACGGTAAAGCCCGCTACCGCGTGGTGTTGAAAGCGGATTTCTGA
- the gltB gene encoding glutamate synthase large subunit, whose amino-acid sequence MLYDKSLEKDNCGFGLIAHIEGEPSHKVVRTAIHALARMQHRGAILADGKTGDGCGLLLQKPDRFFRIVAEERGWRLAKNYAVGMLFLNQDAEKAAASRRIVEEELQRETLSIVGWRDVPTNEGVLGEIALSSLPRIEQIFVNAPAGWRPRDMERRLFIARRRIEKRLQDDKEFYVCSLSNLVNIYKGLCMPADLPRFYLDLADLRLESAICLFHQRFSTNTVPRWPLAQPFRYLAHNGEINTITGNRQWARARTYKFQTPLIPDLHDAAPFVNETGSDSSSMDNMLELLLAGGMDIVRAMRLLVPPAWQNNPDMDPELRAFFDFNSMHMEPWDGPAGIVMSDGRFAACNLDRNGLRPARYVITKDKLITCASEVGIWDYQPDEVVEKGRVGPGELMVIDTRGGRILHSAETDNDLKSRHPYKEWMEKNVRRLVPFEDLPDEEVGSRELDDDALASFQKQFNYSAEELDSVIRVLGENGQEAVGSMGDDTPFAVLSSQPRIIYDYFRQQFAQVTNPPIDPLREAHVMSLATSIGREMNVFCEAEGQAHRLTFKSPILLYSDFKQLTTLKEDHYRADTLDITFDVTEASLEETVNALCDKAEQMVRNGTVLLVLSDRNIAKNRLPVPAPMAVGAIQTRLVDKSLRCDANIIVETASARDPHHFAVLLGFGATAIYPYLAYETLARLVDTRAIDKDYRAVMLNYRNGINKGLYKIMSKMGISTIASYRCSKLFEAVGLHDDVANLCFQGVISRIGGAGFADFQQDLVNLSKRAWLARKPLDQGGLLKYVHGGEYHAYNPDVVRTLQQAVQSGEYSDYQQYAALVNNRPAATLRDLIALNPGDDAVSIDDVEPASELFKRFDTAAMSIGALSPEAHEALAEAMNSIGGNSNSGEGGEDPARYGTNKVSRIKQVASGRFGVTPAYLVNADVIQIKVAQGAKPGEGGQLPGDKVTPYIAKLRYSVPGVTLISPPPHHDIYSIEDLAQLIFDLKQVNPKAMISVKLVSEPGVGTIATGVAKAYADLITIAGYDGGTGASPLSSVKYAGCPWELGLVETQQALVANGLRHKIRLQVDGGLKTGLDIIKAAILGAESFGFGTGPMVALGCKYLRICHLNNCATGVATQDEKLRKNHYHGLPFKVTNYFDFIARETRELMAQLGVKRLVDLIGRTDLLKELEGFTAKQQKLELSKLLETAQPHPGKAVYCTENNPPFDNGVLNAQLLQQAKPYVDEKQSKTFWFDIRNTDRSVGASLSGYIAQTHGDQGLAADPITAHFSGTAGQSFGVWNAGGVELYLTGDANDYVGKGMAGGLLAVRPPVGSAFRSHEASIIGNTCLYGATGGRLFAAGRAGERFAVRNSGAITVVEGIGDNGCEYMTGGIVCVLGKTGVNFGAGMTGGFAYVLDEDGEFRKRVNPELVEVLDVDTLAIHEEHLRGLITEHVQHTGSSRGEEILANWPAFSAKFALVKPKSSDVKALLGHRSRSAAELRVQAQ is encoded by the coding sequence ATGTTGTACGATAAATCCCTTGAGAAGGATAACTGTGGTTTCGGCCTGATCGCCCACATAGAAGGCGAACCTAGCCACAAGGTAGTGCGTACTGCTATTCACGCACTGGCCCGTATGCAGCACCGTGGTGCTATCCTTGCCGATGGTAAAACCGGCGACGGTTGTGGTCTGCTGCTGCAAAAACCGGATCGTTTCTTCCGTATCGTGGCGGAAGAGCGCGGCTGGCGTTTAGCCAAAAACTACGCTGTTGGTATGCTGTTCCTGAATCAGGACGCTGAAAAAGCTGCCGCCTCACGCCGCATCGTCGAAGAAGAACTTCAACGTGAAACCCTGTCGATTGTCGGCTGGCGCGATGTGCCAACCAACGAAGGGGTGCTCGGTGAAATCGCCCTCTCCTCGCTGCCTCGTATTGAACAGATTTTTGTTAACGCGCCTGCGGGCTGGCGTCCACGTGATATGGAACGTCGCCTGTTTATCGCCCGTCGCCGCATTGAAAAACGTCTCCAGGACGATAAAGAGTTCTACGTCTGTAGCCTCTCGAACCTGGTGAACATCTATAAAGGTCTGTGTATGCCGGCTGACCTGCCGCGCTTTTACCTGGACCTGGCGGACCTGCGTCTGGAATCGGCCATTTGCCTGTTCCACCAGCGCTTCTCCACCAACACCGTTCCACGCTGGCCGCTGGCGCAGCCGTTCCGCTATCTGGCGCACAACGGCGAGATCAACACCATCACCGGTAACCGCCAGTGGGCACGCGCCCGTACCTATAAGTTCCAGACGCCACTGATCCCTGACCTGCACGATGCCGCGCCGTTCGTGAACGAAACCGGTTCGGACTCCAGCTCTATGGATAACATGCTGGAACTGCTGCTGGCAGGCGGGATGGACATCGTTCGCGCCATGCGTCTGCTTGTTCCGCCGGCATGGCAGAACAACCCGGATATGGACCCCGAGCTGCGCGCGTTCTTTGATTTTAACTCCATGCACATGGAGCCGTGGGACGGTCCGGCAGGCATCGTCATGTCCGACGGGCGTTTTGCGGCCTGTAACCTGGACCGTAACGGCCTGCGTCCGGCGCGCTACGTCATCACCAAAGATAAGCTCATCACCTGCGCCTCTGAAGTCGGTATCTGGGATTACCAGCCTGACGAAGTGGTTGAGAAAGGTCGCGTCGGTCCGGGCGAACTGATGGTTATCGATACCCGCGGCGGGCGCATTCTGCACTCTGCCGAAACCGATAACGATCTGAAAAGCCGCCATCCGTACAAAGAATGGATGGAGAAAAACGTGCGCCGTCTGGTGCCGTTCGAAGATCTGCCGGACGAAGAAGTGGGCAGCCGCGAGCTGGACGATGATGCTCTTGCGAGCTTCCAGAAACAGTTTAATTACAGCGCGGAAGAGCTGGACTCAGTTATCCGCGTACTGGGCGAAAACGGCCAGGAAGCGGTCGGCTCCATGGGTGACGATACCCCGTTTGCCGTGCTCTCCAGCCAGCCGCGCATTATTTACGACTACTTCCGTCAGCAGTTCGCGCAGGTGACCAACCCGCCAATCGATCCGCTGCGTGAGGCACACGTGATGTCACTGGCGACCAGCATTGGCCGCGAGATGAACGTCTTCTGCGAAGCCGAAGGCCAGGCACACCGTCTGACTTTTAAATCGCCGATTCTGCTGTACTCCGATTTCAAACAGCTCACTACCCTGAAAGAGGATCACTATCGCGCCGACACGCTCGATATTACGTTCGACGTGACCGAAGCGAGCCTCGAAGAGACGGTAAACGCGCTGTGTGACAAAGCCGAACAGATGGTGCGTAACGGTACGGTTCTGCTGGTGCTGTCTGACCGCAACATCGCGAAAAACCGCCTGCCGGTGCCTGCGCCAATGGCAGTGGGTGCTATCCAGACGCGTCTGGTGGACAAGAGCCTGCGCTGCGACGCCAACATCATTGTTGAAACCGCAAGCGCGCGCGACCCGCACCACTTTGCTGTGCTGCTAGGCTTTGGTGCGACGGCAATCTACCCGTACCTTGCCTACGAAACGCTGGCCCGTCTGGTCGACACCCGCGCGATCGACAAGGATTACCGTGCGGTGATGCTGAACTACCGTAACGGCATCAACAAAGGTCTGTACAAGATCATGTCCAAAATGGGCATCTCAACCATCGCCTCTTACCGCTGCTCGAAGCTGTTTGAAGCGGTCGGGTTGCATGACGACGTGGCAAATCTTTGCTTCCAGGGCGTGATCAGCCGTATCGGCGGGGCCGGTTTTGCTGACTTCCAGCAGGATCTGGTCAATCTGTCAAAACGCGCATGGCTGGCGCGTAAGCCGCTGGATCAGGGCGGCCTGCTGAAATACGTTCACGGTGGCGAATACCACGCCTACAACCCGGACGTGGTGCGCACGCTGCAGCAGGCGGTTCAGAGTGGTGAATACAGTGATTATCAGCAGTACGCCGCGCTGGTGAACAACCGTCCGGCGGCGACGCTGCGCGACCTCATTGCCCTGAATCCGGGTGATGACGCGGTCAGTATTGACGATGTTGAGCCAGCGTCTGAGCTGTTCAAACGCTTCGATACCGCTGCGATGTCCATCGGCGCGCTGAGCCCGGAAGCCCACGAAGCGCTGGCGGAAGCCATGAACAGCATCGGCGGCAACTCCAACTCCGGCGAAGGTGGTGAAGATCCTGCTCGCTACGGCACCAACAAAGTGTCCCGCATCAAGCAGGTGGCATCCGGTCGCTTTGGCGTGACGCCAGCGTACCTGGTTAACGCCGATGTCATTCAGATTAAAGTCGCTCAGGGTGCTAAACCGGGCGAAGGCGGTCAGTTACCGGGTGATAAAGTCACGCCGTACATCGCCAAACTGCGCTATTCCGTGCCGGGCGTGACGCTGATCTCCCCGCCGCCGCACCACGATATTTACTCTATCGAGGACCTGGCGCAGCTGATTTTCGACCTGAAACAGGTCAACCCGAAAGCGATGATCTCCGTGAAGCTGGTATCTGAACCGGGCGTTGGCACCATCGCGACCGGCGTGGCGAAAGCCTATGCCGACCTGATCACCATCGCCGGTTATGACGGTGGTACCGGTGCAAGCCCGCTCTCCTCCGTGAAATATGCGGGTTGTCCGTGGGAGCTTGGCCTGGTGGAAACCCAGCAGGCGCTGGTGGCTAACGGCCTGCGTCACAAGATCCGCCTGCAGGTGGACGGTGGCCTGAAAACCGGCCTCGACATCATCAAAGCCGCGATTCTGGGTGCGGAGAGCTTTGGCTTCGGCACGGGCCCGATGGTGGCACTCGGCTGTAAATACCTGCGTATTTGCCACCTGAACAACTGCGCAACCGGTGTTGCGACCCAGGACGAGAAGCTGCGTAAGAACCATTATCACGGCCTGCCGTTCAAAGTGACCAACTACTTTGACTTCATCGCCCGCGAAACCCGCGAGCTGATGGCGCAGCTGGGCGTGAAACGTCTGGTAGATCTGATTGGCAGAACTGACCTGCTGAAAGAGCTGGAAGGCTTCACGGCTAAACAGCAGAAGCTGGAGCTGAGCAAATTGCTGGAAACCGCGCAGCCACACCCAGGCAAAGCGGTCTACTGCACCGAGAACAACCCGCCGTTCGACAACGGCGTGCTGAACGCGCAATTACTGCAGCAGGCGAAGCCGTACGTGGACGAGAAGCAGAGCAAAACGTTCTGGTTTGATATCCGCAACACTGACCGCTCTGTCGGTGCGTCACTCTCTGGCTACATCGCGCAGACGCACGGTGACCAGGGGCTGGCAGCCGATCCGATTACCGCGCACTTCAGTGGTACAGCAGGCCAGAGCTTCGGCGTATGGAACGCGGGCGGCGTTGAGTTGTACCTGACCGGTGATGCCAACGACTACGTCGGTAAAGGCATGGCGGGCGGTCTGCTGGCAGTGCGTCCTCCGGTCGGCTCGGCCTTCCGTAGCCACGAAGCCAGCATCATTGGCAACACCTGTCTGTACGGCGCAACCGGCGGACGTCTGTTTGCTGCGGGCCGTGCGGGTGAGCGTTTTGCGGTGCGTAACTCCGGTGCCATCACCGTGGTCGAAGGCATTGGCGATAACGGCTGTGAATACATGACGGGCGGGATTGTTTGCGTCCTGGGTAAAACCGGCGTGAACTTTGGCGCAGGCATGACGGGCGGTTTTGCGTACGTCCTGGATGAAGACGGTGAGTTCCGCAAACGCGTGAACCCGGAACTGGTGGAAGTGCTGGACGTTGATACGCTGGCTATCCACGAAGAACACCTGCGCGGTTTGATTACCGAACACGTGCAGCATACCGGTTCTTCGCGCGGCGAAGAGATCCTGGCGAACTGGCCAGCATTCTCTGCGAAATTCGCGCTGGTTAAACCGAAGTCCAGCGATGTTAAAGCCCTGTTGGGTCACCGTAGTCGTAGCGCAGCAGAGCTGCGTGTGCAGGCGCAGTAA